One Chitinophaga parva DNA segment encodes these proteins:
- a CDS encoding BaiN/RdsA family NAD(P)/FAD-dependent oxidoreductase — protein sequence MKHSRLVVIGGGAAGFFCAVNAARLHAGLEVVLLEKTGKLLSKVKVSGGGRCNVTHAAPDLAYMARRYPRGQHFVKKAFGHFFVPDTIAWFADRGVQLKTEADLRMFPVTDDSQTIIDCLLQEADRYGVRVKTNSEVLAMHRTAAGHWQLDLGQGNTLEADAVCVAAGGYAQAGKFAWLQALGHRIETPVPSLFTFNMPGNPITALMGVSVPEAQVKIAGSKLQELGPLLITHWGLSGPAVLRLSAWGARELFTKNYHFTAIINWTPAYHETSMREALQAARGLGGQKMHSKNQFGLPSRLWQFLLTQAGIPEDMRWADMPAKAQQQLTKLLTAMECPVAGKTTFKEEFVTCGGIQLAEVDANTMESKKAPGLFFAGEILDVDGITGGFNFQHAWTSGMLAARHCVKG from the coding sequence ATGAAGCACAGCAGATTGGTGGTGATAGGCGGCGGCGCGGCCGGATTTTTTTGCGCAGTGAATGCAGCACGGCTCCACGCTGGGCTGGAGGTGGTACTGCTGGAAAAGACCGGTAAGTTGCTTTCCAAGGTAAAGGTCTCCGGCGGCGGGCGCTGCAATGTTACGCATGCCGCGCCAGACCTGGCCTACATGGCCCGGCGCTACCCGCGGGGACAGCATTTCGTAAAAAAAGCCTTTGGCCATTTCTTTGTGCCGGATACCATCGCCTGGTTTGCCGACCGGGGCGTGCAGCTGAAAACGGAGGCAGACCTCCGCATGTTTCCTGTAACGGACGATTCCCAAACCATTATTGATTGCCTGCTGCAGGAAGCAGACCGGTACGGGGTGCGGGTGAAGACAAACTCCGAAGTGCTGGCCATGCACCGTACGGCCGCCGGCCACTGGCAGCTGGACCTGGGCCAGGGCAACACCCTGGAGGCAGACGCCGTGTGCGTGGCCGCAGGCGGTTATGCGCAGGCAGGGAAATTTGCGTGGTTGCAGGCGCTGGGTCACCGCATTGAAACGCCGGTGCCATCGCTCTTTACCTTCAATATGCCGGGTAATCCCATCACGGCCCTCATGGGCGTAAGCGTGCCGGAAGCCCAGGTGAAAATAGCGGGCAGTAAACTCCAGGAACTGGGGCCGTTACTCATTACCCACTGGGGCCTCAGTGGCCCGGCGGTACTGCGGCTCTCGGCCTGGGGCGCCCGGGAGCTGTTCACTAAAAATTATCATTTCACCGCCATCATTAACTGGACGCCGGCTTACCACGAAACCAGCATGCGGGAAGCATTGCAGGCGGCCCGGGGCCTGGGAGGACAAAAGATGCACTCCAAGAACCAGTTTGGTCTTCCATCGCGCCTGTGGCAGTTCCTGCTCACGCAGGCCGGTATCCCGGAAGACATGCGCTGGGCGGATATGCCTGCCAAAGCCCAGCAGCAGCTTACCAAACTGCTTACTGCCATGGAATGCCCGGTGGCCGGCAAAACCACTTTCAAAGAGGAATTTGTGACCTGCGGCGGCATTCAGCTGGCCGAAGTGGATGCTAATACGATGGAAAGCAAGAAAGCCCCGGGACTGTTCTTTGCCGGGGAAATACTGGATGTAGACGGTATTACGGGGGGATTTAATTTCCAGCACGCATGGACCAGCGGCATGCTGGCGGCGCGGCATTGTGTGAAGGGATGA
- a CDS encoding deoxynucleoside kinase, giving the protein MHYKFITIEGNIGAGKTTLASRLAKHYGAKLILEEFADNPFLAKFYARPQQYAFPLELFFMAERYKQLKEMLQTKDLFADKIVSDYLFIKSLLFAKITLSEDEYSLYNKLFDIINPQLLQPDLMVFLNAPIPKLQENIKRRDRSYEQNIPDAYLSSVHDVYMQYIRQHPMRTLMVDTTKVDFMHNPDDFERLLDALEREYTPGVHYFE; this is encoded by the coding sequence GTGCATTATAAATTCATAACAATAGAAGGCAACATCGGCGCAGGTAAAACCACGCTGGCCAGCCGCCTGGCAAAGCATTACGGCGCAAAACTGATCCTGGAAGAGTTTGCGGACAACCCGTTCCTGGCCAAGTTCTACGCAAGGCCCCAGCAGTATGCCTTCCCGCTGGAGCTTTTCTTCATGGCGGAACGTTACAAGCAGCTCAAGGAGATGTTGCAGACCAAAGATCTTTTTGCAGATAAGATCGTGTCTGACTATCTCTTTATTAAAAGCCTGCTGTTTGCCAAGATCACACTCAGCGAAGATGAGTATTCCCTCTACAACAAGCTGTTCGATATCATCAATCCGCAGCTGTTGCAACCAGACCTGATGGTGTTCCTGAATGCGCCCATACCCAAGTTGCAGGAAAACATCAAACGGCGCGACCGGAGCTATGAGCAGAATATCCCGGACGCTTACCTGAGCAGTGTGCATGACGTGTATATGCAATACATCCGCCAGCATCCCATGCGCACGCTGATGGTGGACACTACCAAGGTGGATTTCATGCACAACCCTGACGATTTTGAAAGACTGCTGGATGCACTGGAACGGGAATATACACCGGGGGTGCATTATTTTGAATAG
- the folK gene encoding 2-amino-4-hydroxy-6-hydroxymethyldihydropteridine diphosphokinase — translation MNQSILVIGGNLGPREQHLQQAVSLIHAEAGPVRKASALYETAAWGKVEQPAYLNQALLIDTVLEAPALLEKLLEIEHRIGRIRREKWGARVIDIDIIFYNDAIIQTPTLKVPHPQMQHRRFVLVPIVEIAPDWVHPLLGRNMVELLEQTSDTLEVRKVQ, via the coding sequence ATGAATCAGTCAATATTAGTTATAGGTGGCAACCTGGGCCCGCGGGAACAACACCTGCAGCAGGCAGTAAGCCTTATCCATGCAGAAGCAGGACCGGTACGCAAAGCATCGGCCCTGTACGAAACGGCCGCCTGGGGCAAGGTGGAACAACCCGCTTACCTGAACCAGGCCTTGCTCATAGATACCGTGCTGGAAGCCCCTGCCCTGCTGGAAAAACTGCTGGAGATAGAGCACCGCATTGGCCGTATACGCCGGGAGAAATGGGGGGCGCGGGTGATCGATATCGACATCATTTTTTATAACGACGCCATTATACAAACGCCCACACTGAAAGTGCCCCACCCCCAAATGCAGCACCGGCGGTTTGTGCTGGTACCCATCGTGGAAATAGCGCCGGACTGGGTACATCCCTTGTTAGGCAGGAATATGGTGGAGTTGCTGGAACAGACTTCAGATACGCTGGAAGTACGTAAGGTGCAATAG
- the sppA gene encoding signal peptide peptidase SppA: protein MRNFLKIFLASFVALLVFSGFAFFFLLILIGTATAPKKTVIGANAVLVLETSQAYKEQHVSGNPLNSYIGRPDDAATGLYDAVRLLRHAAYDDKIKGIYIKVDGNAAGFATNEELRNALLDFKKTGKFIYAYGEVMSQHAYYLASVADKIYLNPKGGLEFSGFAVQYAYLKGLLEKLEIEPQIFYDGKFKSATEPLRETQMTEANRIQTTAFLSQLYGHYLSGIGAQRKIDTAALHQYANEGLIQESADALRYKLVDGLKYDDQVMDELRKKLNLDGKDGSVNFVSLNQYDKATDISATGDSKIALIYAQGDIVGGNTDAEGKISSGAYLKMIRKAREDEDVKAIVFRVNSGGGSALASEVIWRELTLARKVKPVVVSMGDYAASGGYYISCMADSIFAQPNTLTGSIGVFAVLPNLGGFFKNKLGVTFDGVKTAQYADLGTVSRPMTDGEKHLMQQGVDSTYAAFKSRVVAGRRLSGAVVDSIAQGRVWSGEDAKRIGLVDRIGGIDEAIKCAAKLAHAGTYELREYPSVKDPLTRFFSHFGDDESSTRILKRELGENYDLYMRIKHLKEMSGQVEAKMPFDLLFN from the coding sequence ATGCGAAATTTCTTAAAAATCTTCCTGGCCTCGTTTGTGGCCCTCCTGGTCTTCTCCGGCTTTGCTTTCTTTTTCCTCCTGATCCTGATCGGTACCGCCACCGCTCCCAAAAAGACAGTGATCGGCGCAAACGCGGTACTGGTGCTGGAAACCAGCCAGGCTTACAAAGAGCAACACGTTTCCGGCAACCCGCTGAACAGCTACATTGGCCGCCCGGACGATGCTGCTACCGGCCTGTATGACGCGGTGCGCCTCCTCCGCCACGCTGCCTACGATGATAAGATCAAAGGTATTTACATCAAGGTGGATGGCAACGCCGCCGGCTTTGCCACCAATGAAGAACTACGTAACGCCCTGCTGGACTTTAAAAAGACAGGTAAGTTCATTTACGCCTACGGCGAAGTAATGAGCCAGCACGCCTATTACCTGGCTTCCGTGGCAGACAAGATCTATCTCAATCCCAAAGGCGGCCTGGAATTTTCCGGCTTTGCCGTGCAATACGCCTACCTCAAAGGCCTGCTGGAAAAACTGGAAATTGAGCCCCAGATCTTTTATGACGGCAAGTTCAAAAGCGCTACAGAGCCCCTGCGCGAAACGCAAATGACAGAAGCCAACCGTATCCAGACCACCGCATTCCTTTCCCAGTTGTATGGTCACTACCTCAGCGGCATTGGCGCACAACGTAAGATCGATACCGCTGCCCTGCATCAATATGCCAACGAAGGCCTCATCCAGGAATCTGCAGACGCCCTCCGCTACAAACTGGTGGACGGCCTGAAATACGATGACCAGGTGATGGACGAACTGCGCAAAAAACTGAACCTCGACGGGAAAGACGGCTCGGTGAACTTCGTATCCCTCAATCAATATGATAAAGCCACCGATATTTCTGCCACCGGCGACAGCAAGATTGCGCTCATCTATGCCCAGGGCGATATTGTGGGTGGCAATACTGACGCTGAAGGAAAGATCAGCAGCGGCGCTTACCTGAAAATGATCCGCAAGGCGCGGGAAGATGAGGATGTCAAAGCCATTGTGTTCCGCGTAAACTCCGGTGGCGGCAGCGCCCTGGCTTCTGAAGTGATCTGGCGCGAGCTCACCCTGGCTAGAAAAGTGAAACCCGTGGTAGTATCCATGGGCGATTACGCAGCCTCTGGCGGGTACTACATTTCCTGCATGGCGGATTCCATTTTCGCGCAGCCCAATACCCTCACCGGTTCCATCGGCGTATTCGCCGTGCTGCCCAACCTGGGAGGTTTCTTTAAGAACAAACTGGGTGTCACCTTTGACGGGGTGAAGACCGCACAATACGCAGACCTGGGCACCGTGAGCCGCCCCATGACCGACGGTGAAAAACACCTGATGCAACAGGGGGTAGACAGCACTTACGCTGCCTTCAAAAGCCGCGTGGTGGCCGGCCGCAGGCTGAGTGGCGCGGTGGTAGACAGCATTGCCCAGGGCCGTGTATGGAGCGGGGAAGATGCAAAGCGCATCGGCCTGGTAGACCGTATCGGCGGCATTGACGAAGCCATCAAATGCGCTGCTAAACTGGCCCACGCAGGCACTTACGAGCTCCGTGAATATCCCAGTGTGAAAGACCCGCTCACCCGCTTCTTCAGCCACTTTGGTGACGACGAGTCTTCCACCCGTATCCTCAAAAGAGAACTGGGTGAAAACTACGATCTATACATGCGCATCAAACACCTGAAGGAAATGAGCGGCCAGGTAGAGGCGAAGATGCCGTTTGACCTGCTATTCAATTAA
- a CDS encoding ABC transporter permease yields MSAQYNQWRAMIAVMKASLRAMFRSPSAVVFTLGFPLVFILVFGFIGTGRETVTIGFSQGTDTTSIMYKALCGNPALRLTKDKTPEEMEADMRKGRITAILDITTIAPPPQPKYKVTVRTSTSGANKIDYLWSVINTTTSRIDDRFNPRSSVAELHTDNVPGRAYTMIDFILPGMLAFSLLSAAVFGTAFLFFSLRQTLVLKRFFATPIRRGYIIVGEGLSRMLFQLIGSIVIIGLGHFAFGFTLVHGWVTFLEMLVLCVFGLVIFMGFGFVISSMAKSESTIPPLANIITMPQFLLAGIFVNVDAFPAWLQPVCRALPLTYLVDALRKVAFEGQHLWNVGLEIGVLTVWGIVVYAAAVKVFKWE; encoded by the coding sequence ATGAGTGCGCAGTATAACCAGTGGAGAGCCATGATAGCGGTGATGAAGGCCAGTCTCCGGGCCATGTTCCGCAGCCCTTCCGCTGTAGTGTTTACCTTGGGGTTCCCGTTGGTATTTATTTTAGTGTTTGGCTTCATCGGCACAGGCAGGGAGACCGTTACTATTGGGTTTAGCCAGGGAACGGATACTACCAGCATTATGTATAAAGCGCTCTGTGGCAACCCGGCCCTGCGCCTTACTAAAGACAAAACACCCGAAGAAATGGAGGCAGATATGCGCAAAGGCCGCATTACCGCCATTCTCGACATCACCACCATTGCGCCGCCGCCCCAGCCCAAATACAAGGTAACGGTGCGCACTTCCACCTCCGGTGCCAATAAGATCGATTACCTCTGGTCGGTGATCAATACCACCACCAGCCGCATAGACGACCGTTTTAACCCGCGCAGTTCCGTAGCGGAGCTGCATACAGACAACGTGCCGGGCCGCGCTTATACCATGATCGATTTCATCCTGCCTGGTATGCTGGCATTTTCCCTGCTCAGCGCCGCGGTGTTTGGAACGGCTTTTCTGTTCTTTTCCCTGCGCCAGACCCTGGTACTGAAACGCTTTTTTGCCACGCCTATCCGCCGCGGCTACATCATCGTGGGCGAGGGGCTGAGCCGCATGCTCTTCCAGCTCATCGGCTCCATCGTGATCATCGGCCTGGGCCACTTTGCATTCGGGTTTACACTGGTGCATGGCTGGGTCACTTTCCTGGAAATGCTGGTGCTCTGTGTATTTGGGCTGGTGATCTTCATGGGCTTTGGCTTTGTGATCAGCAGCATGGCCAAAAGTGAGAGTACCATTCCGCCCCTGGCTAATATTATTACCATGCCCCAGTTCCTGCTGGCCGGCATTTTTGTAAATGTAGACGCATTCCCGGCCTGGTTGCAGCCCGTGTGCCGCGCCCTGCCGCTTACCTACCTGGTAGATGCGCTGCGCAAAGTGGCTTTCGAGGGCCAGCACCTTTGGAACGTAGGCTTGGAAATAGGCGTGCTTACCGTGTGGGGCATCGTGGTGTATGCAGCGGCCGTGAAGGTCTTCAAGTGGGAGTAG